A window of Natrinema versiforme contains these coding sequences:
- a CDS encoding ABC transporter ATP-binding protein, giving the protein MSDSDSEGADRYEKIDALLDVARFNPRFTGSIILLGLVAAMLEGVGLSFILPIIEIVQVNDPTAQASGVMAIFVTTYQMLGIPFTLGNVVVGVSAVMTARYTSSFFVDWFREALRTYYIRDLQLRAFNNALNARVEYFDEEGSDDILNAIVTQTFYAGRVIMRVVQLIEQIFLSIVYLTLAFMFAPYLTVVAAITLGGLTVLLRHVIEPGYKTGDLVADANERRQETAQAGTQGIRDVRIFGLATELYNDFIDAVNQYTSARIKLRRNEAALSRFYNLGVSVSVFLLIFLALTYANLSIGAMGVFLFAMFRLGPKVSAVNQKFYQVENDLPHLVRTQQFIRELETNKEPNNSTHEVPSEVECVEFDDVWFSYTDDKQVLRGMNFEVEKGEFIGFVGQSGAGKSTIVSLLARMYEVDRGNIRANGVPIDEMNIDEWRDRLSVVRQNPFIFNDTLRYNLTIGNREVTTSELDRVCEIAKVDEFLVDLPDGYETQLGDEGVQLSGGQKQRVALARALIEDADLLILDEATSDLDSNLEKQVQEAVEGMDRDYAIITIAHRLSTVKNADRIFTVEDGRITESGTHQELVDTDGKYAELYGLQSKK; this is encoded by the coding sequence ATGTCAGATTCAGATTCTGAGGGAGCAGATAGGTATGAAAAAATCGATGCTCTTCTCGATGTTGCCCGTTTCAACCCGAGGTTTACTGGATCGATTATTCTGCTTGGTCTGGTCGCAGCAATGTTAGAAGGAGTCGGTCTGAGTTTTATTCTTCCGATTATCGAGATTGTCCAGGTCAACGATCCAACTGCGCAGGCGAGTGGTGTGATGGCTATCTTTGTGACTACATATCAAATGCTTGGAATCCCGTTCACACTTGGCAACGTCGTAGTCGGTGTCTCAGCTGTGATGACAGCCCGCTACACAAGTAGTTTCTTCGTCGACTGGTTTCGGGAGGCTTTGCGAACCTACTACATCCGTGATTTGCAGCTTCGGGCATTCAATAATGCACTTAATGCTCGCGTAGAATACTTTGATGAAGAAGGATCTGACGATATTTTGAATGCAATCGTCACACAAACCTTCTACGCCGGACGAGTGATTATGCGCGTCGTACAATTAATCGAACAAATTTTTCTCTCAATTGTATATCTCACACTTGCATTCATGTTTGCACCCTACCTTACAGTGGTTGCAGCTATTACTCTCGGTGGTCTCACAGTGTTGCTCCGACACGTAATTGAACCAGGGTACAAAACTGGCGATCTTGTTGCTGACGCAAATGAACGTCGACAGGAAACTGCTCAAGCAGGAACGCAAGGGATTCGTGATGTCCGTATCTTTGGTCTCGCCACCGAACTGTACAACGACTTTATCGACGCAGTAAATCAATATACCAGTGCACGAATCAAGCTTCGACGTAACGAAGCAGCACTTAGTCGATTTTATAATCTCGGCGTTTCTGTTTCGGTATTCCTCCTTATTTTCCTCGCACTCACATACGCTAACCTTTCGATCGGTGCAATGGGTGTATTTCTCTTTGCAATGTTTCGACTTGGGCCGAAAGTAAGCGCTGTGAATCAAAAGTTCTACCAAGTCGAGAACGACCTTCCGCATCTGGTTCGAACCCAGCAGTTCATCCGTGAACTGGAAACCAACAAAGAGCCAAACAATTCTACTCACGAGGTCCCGTCTGAGGTTGAATGCGTTGAATTTGACGACGTGTGGTTCTCATATACCGACGACAAGCAGGTACTTCGCGGCATGAATTTCGAGGTTGAAAAAGGCGAATTCATCGGGTTCGTTGGACAGTCGGGGGCAGGCAAGTCAACGATCGTATCTCTTCTCGCCCGGATGTACGAAGTTGACCGAGGGAACATCCGAGCTAACGGAGTACCAATCGACGAGATGAATATCGACGAGTGGCGAGATCGGTTGTCCGTTGTTCGGCAAAACCCGTTTATTTTCAACGACACACTTCGATACAACCTGACCATTGGGAACAGAGAGGTAACTACCTCAGAGCTAGACCGAGTGTGTGAAATCGCAAAAGTCGATGAGTTCTTGGTAGACCTTCCGGACGGGTACGAAACGCAACTAGGTGATGAAGGCGTGCAACTATCTGGTGGTCAAAAACAGCGAGTAGCACTGGCTCGAGCATTGATTGAGGACGCCGATCTATTGATTCTGGACGAGGCGACGAGCGATCTGGATTCAAACCTAGAGAAGCAGGTCCAAGAAGCAGTCGAGGGGATGGACCGCGATTACGCAATCATCACCATCGCACATCGCCTGTCCACAGTCAAGAACGCAGACCGGATCTTTACCGTGGAAGATGGACGAATTACCGAATCCGGTACGCACCAGGAGTTGGTCGATACTGATGGAAAGTATGCGGAGTTGTACGGTCTCCAGTCCAAAAAATGA
- a CDS encoding sugar transferase, whose protein sequence is MLTGWRFRIGSVLGVVALTVASVTAANYTLAQELFTSYVPLFNRLEVTTLTGLSLYWTLSLTVLAVVVSLLPLYKPRPRRILDTIVLAQKRVLVAGLMLATLGYFQWSHRLPRATLVMIVGILALVIPAWFVWIRRQPSSSDGRTLIVGDDLAQIERIAPAIDAPVLGYLCPSNVGYHEFNENDIAGDSEVRADGGLTLETASDASLESKGPDGLAGLSRLGGLSRLEDALVDQDIDTVVLAFRNADRAEFFGALDACHEHGVDTKVHRKYANSVLVSEGDIGELVDVDLEPWDPLDHLFKRVFDMVFATAALVTLAPLMAVIAVAIKLDNPGSILYSQDRTAVFGEEFSVYKFRSMVENAESETGAKISDEDAGGVDPRVTRVGRILRQTHLDEIPQLWSILVGNMSVVGPRPERPELDTKIQRDGIDWEKRWFVKPGLTGLAQINDITGHAPAAKLRYDLEYVRRQSFWFDVKIVIRQIWKILVDVLALNW, encoded by the coding sequence ATGCTTACTGGTTGGCGGTTTCGGATCGGCAGTGTACTCGGCGTGGTTGCGTTGACCGTCGCCTCTGTGACTGCCGCCAACTACACGCTCGCACAGGAATTATTTACGTCCTACGTGCCGCTGTTCAATCGCCTCGAGGTCACTACCCTGACCGGTTTATCGCTGTACTGGACCCTGAGTTTGACTGTTCTCGCCGTTGTCGTATCCCTCCTGCCGCTGTACAAACCCCGTCCACGACGGATTCTAGATACCATCGTCCTGGCACAGAAACGCGTGCTGGTCGCAGGCCTCATGCTCGCAACGTTGGGCTACTTCCAGTGGTCCCACCGACTCCCGAGGGCGACGCTGGTCATGATCGTCGGAATCTTGGCGCTCGTGATCCCTGCTTGGTTTGTCTGGATCCGCCGGCAACCGAGCAGCTCGGACGGACGCACGCTCATCGTCGGCGACGATCTAGCCCAAATCGAACGGATCGCGCCCGCGATTGACGCACCAGTTCTGGGTTATCTTTGCCCGTCGAACGTCGGTTACCATGAATTCAACGAGAACGATATCGCTGGTGACTCGGAAGTGCGAGCCGATGGCGGACTGACCCTCGAGACGGCTAGTGACGCGAGCCTCGAGTCAAAAGGACCAGACGGACTCGCCGGCCTCTCGCGACTCGGAGGCCTCTCGCGACTCGAGGACGCACTCGTCGACCAAGACATCGATACCGTCGTGCTCGCGTTCCGGAACGCCGACCGCGCGGAGTTCTTCGGGGCACTGGACGCCTGTCACGAACACGGCGTCGACACGAAGGTCCACCGAAAGTACGCCAACAGCGTACTGGTCTCCGAGGGCGACATCGGCGAGTTAGTCGACGTAGATCTCGAGCCCTGGGATCCATTGGATCACCTGTTCAAGCGGGTGTTCGACATGGTGTTTGCAACGGCTGCTCTCGTTACACTTGCGCCGCTAATGGCAGTCATTGCGGTTGCAATCAAACTCGACAATCCCGGGTCGATCCTCTATAGTCAAGATCGTACTGCCGTGTTCGGCGAGGAGTTCTCCGTGTACAAGTTCCGCAGCATGGTCGAGAACGCCGAATCCGAGACCGGTGCAAAAATCAGCGACGAGGATGCGGGTGGCGTTGATCCACGCGTAACGCGCGTCGGTCGTATTCTTCGGCAAACGCACCTCGACGAAATTCCCCAGCTGTGGTCGATTCTCGTCGGCAATATGAGTGTCGTTGGACCGCGTCCAGAGCGCCCGGAACTCGACACCAAGATTCAGCGCGACGGGATTGACTGGGAGAAACGCTGGTTCGTGAAGCCGGGGCTGACCGGTCTAGCCCAGATCAACGATATCACTGGACACGCGCCTGCGGCGAAACTTCGGTATGATCTCGAGTACGTCCGTCGGCAGTCGTTCTGGTTCGACGTAAAGATCGTTATCCGTCAAATCTGGAAGATTCTAGTAGATGTTTTGGCTCTTAATTGGTAG
- a CDS encoding RNA-guided endonuclease TnpB family protein yields MASNYLTRTAITRLRVSPTDARLLEKTSRAWREGCQLAADIGWRNDICGKRRLQSLAYDRIREDTGLGSMHATLAIHHAADALSAVATLEEHDQSVSKPEFTSPTIRYEPKTLSLFDDQTVSLTTVEQRVRCELVLPSDDEGYQWQFIEADAWEIGASTLVTRNDSYFLHLGFRRPRPSVEEREPKRVLGVDLGIENLAVTSTARFESGREFAHRQRQFEAVRSGLQKTGTQSAHRTLAAISGREARSHQQSLHEVANAILEETEEYDCSHIVFENLRHIQNRISADRTFHQWAHRTLVEFVEYRAEEAGIEVVFVDPAYTSQRCCECGHESRENRVSRDHFACEECGMEAHADYNAAKNIGWKFLRCGPQSSQRTGHGQLALKSGTVTPNRGFIPYSDSEAEAENIDKSGSESDS; encoded by the coding sequence ATGGCGAGTAATTACCTTACTCGAACGGCAATCACGCGGCTCCGCGTCTCACCAACAGACGCGAGGCTGCTTGAGAAGACCAGTCGAGCATGGCGCGAGGGCTGTCAACTTGCAGCTGATATCGGCTGGCGGAACGACATATGCGGGAAGCGTCGACTCCAATCGCTCGCGTACGACCGCATCCGTGAGGATACTGGCTTGGGGAGTATGCATGCCACCCTCGCGATCCACCACGCTGCGGATGCGCTCTCCGCCGTTGCAACTCTGGAAGAACACGACCAATCGGTATCGAAACCGGAGTTCACGTCGCCCACTATCAGGTACGAGCCGAAGACCCTCTCGCTATTCGACGATCAGACAGTATCTCTGACCACGGTCGAGCAACGCGTTCGGTGTGAGTTGGTGCTTCCCAGCGACGATGAGGGGTATCAGTGGCAGTTCATCGAGGCCGATGCATGGGAAATCGGCGCATCGACGCTCGTCACGCGTAACGATTCGTACTTTCTCCATCTCGGTTTTCGACGGCCGCGGCCGTCGGTCGAGGAGCGAGAGCCAAAACGCGTTCTCGGGGTCGATCTCGGGATCGAGAACCTCGCTGTGACGTCGACCGCGCGCTTCGAATCGGGTCGTGAGTTCGCACACCGACAACGACAGTTCGAGGCCGTTCGCAGTGGACTACAGAAAACCGGGACCCAATCGGCACACCGCACCCTTGCCGCCATTAGTGGTCGCGAAGCACGCAGTCACCAACAGTCCCTCCACGAAGTCGCGAATGCAATTCTCGAAGAGACAGAGGAGTACGACTGTTCACATATTGTCTTCGAAAACCTTCGTCACATCCAGAATCGGATCTCGGCTGACCGGACGTTCCACCAGTGGGCGCACCGAACGCTCGTCGAGTTCGTTGAGTACCGGGCCGAGGAAGCGGGTATCGAAGTCGTCTTTGTCGATCCCGCGTACACGAGTCAGCGCTGCTGCGAGTGCGGTCACGAGAGTCGAGAGAATCGTGTGTCTCGAGATCACTTCGCCTGTGAGGAATGTGGAATGGAAGCGCACGCGGATTACAACGCGGCGAAGAATATCGGCTGGAAATTCCTCCGTTGCGGGCCACAGTCCTCGCAACGGACGGGCCACGGTCAGCTGGCCCTGAAGTCGGGAACTGTGACGCCGAATCGGGGGTTCATCCCGTACTCCGACTCGGAGGCCGAGGCCGAGAATATCGACAAGTCCGGCTCTGAGTCGGACAGCTGA
- a CDS encoding MarR family transcriptional regulator, with the protein MVNQSYEPNEREEVIIGLFKEGRESDDPWGRANPQFFRDQTDLEKGQVEYALRNLTNAGWIRRLNKGGLYEFVEDPREA; encoded by the coding sequence ATGGTTAACCAGAGCTATGAACCGAACGAGCGAGAGGAGGTTATTATCGGATTGTTCAAAGAAGGGAGGGAATCCGATGATCCATGGGGACGCGCAAACCCACAATTTTTTCGCGATCAAACGGATCTAGAAAAGGGGCAGGTCGAATATGCCCTCCGAAACCTCACTAATGCAGGCTGGATTCGCCGATTGAATAAAGGAGGTCTCTACGAATTCGTCGAGGACCCCCGCGAAGCCTGA
- a CDS encoding Cdc6/Cdc18 family protein, with protein MRDYDDLFDETAPTESVFADKRALDPLAAPTEVHAREGQERALATILNGIHDGYLPPTVSVYGPPGTGKTLTTRRVCREFSARHDSVAVEYVNLKECRTLFSAANEILYELTGERKGAYEGLDGVFTEIWAALVEYPEWTVLILDEIDHVRHDTNYDPSEFFYRLLRGEGKLARGIALSVWLVSNELLEVDLRLDSRVESAMSDEAVFFPPYGVAGLEALLAPRLARAFHEGALPDAVVEYGVQEAARRWGDARKALTLFRQAGETATERGLTQVTSDCLDANLEATEREATIAKLLELPFNHFLVLTGITGQTERTERNQPVTTSEIRTLLDDDAYPEEFDLGERAIRDVVTDLETMGLVETWIDARGRDGRVKQITTTFEPAWVSEAIDPYTTESDYLAVRNER; from the coding sequence ATGCGCGACTACGACGATCTCTTCGACGAGACCGCGCCCACGGAGAGCGTCTTCGCCGACAAGCGAGCACTGGATCCGCTGGCCGCCCCCACGGAGGTCCACGCCCGTGAGGGCCAGGAGCGCGCCCTCGCGACCATACTCAACGGTATCCACGACGGCTACCTGCCGCCGACCGTCTCGGTCTACGGCCCGCCGGGCACCGGGAAGACGCTGACGACACGGCGGGTCTGTCGGGAGTTCTCCGCCCGCCACGACAGCGTGGCCGTCGAGTACGTCAACCTGAAGGAGTGTCGGACGCTGTTTAGCGCGGCCAACGAGATCCTGTATGAGCTTACGGGCGAACGAAAGGGTGCCTACGAGGGGTTGGACGGCGTCTTTACGGAGATTTGGGCGGCCCTTGTCGAGTATCCCGAGTGGACGGTGCTCATCCTCGACGAGATCGACCACGTCCGGCACGACACCAACTACGATCCCAGCGAGTTCTTCTATCGGTTGCTCCGCGGCGAGGGGAAACTCGCCCGCGGGATTGCGCTATCGGTCTGGCTGGTGAGCAACGAGTTACTCGAGGTCGATCTCCGCCTGGATAGTCGCGTCGAAAGCGCGATGAGCGACGAGGCCGTGTTCTTCCCGCCGTACGGAGTCGCTGGCCTCGAGGCGCTGCTGGCGCCGCGCCTCGCACGAGCGTTTCACGAGGGCGCCCTACCGGACGCGGTCGTCGAGTACGGCGTGCAGGAGGCCGCCCGGCGGTGGGGCGACGCCCGGAAGGCGCTGACGCTGTTTCGGCAGGCCGGCGAGACCGCGACCGAGCGCGGGCTCACCCAGGTGACCTCTGACTGTCTCGACGCCAACCTGGAGGCGACCGAACGCGAGGCGACGATCGCGAAACTGCTCGAACTTCCGTTCAATCACTTTCTGGTTCTGACCGGGATTACCGGACAGACGGAGAGAACTGAGCGCAACCAGCCCGTGACGACGAGCGAGATTCGAACACTCCTCGATGATGACGCGTATCCTGAGGAGTTCGATCTCGGCGAGCGTGCGATCCGCGACGTGGTCACCGATCTCGAGACGATGGGGCTCGTTGAGACCTGGATCGACGCACGGGGTCGCGACGGTCGCGTGAAACAGATCACGACAACGTTCGAGCCGGCGTGGGTCTCCGAGGCGATCGATCCGTACACGACAGAGTCGGACTACCTGGCGGTCAGAAACGAGCGCTGA
- a CDS encoding type IV pilin N-terminal domain-containing protein, whose protein sequence is MRRREVIVGSGIVATVALSGSAGAATNQTDDGQAMSSADGDLETVLELLPADAALDANYLRLQYSHVDGRDAEAVDYQTRQILEGVAEVDGEIDPEAVSDIVSVDTENGNLQLSAATGSFDRPSTDAANTEERGDWRIAEVSDGEAFAAADDRLIAVSATETDPTDIAGTAVDAATGETETVLVSPDATTSVFERLESAEFVVFFPDLEAIDYLEFDDRVESFGAGFEESPAERSGTGTVESEYVLELASDADVDDDWILEQLERIEQGEFVETTIERDGTFAHVEAVVDLPPERDRDAAPDARVRAKSSADEGRVTFEHSSGEAIDAADLEVWIDGELADRQLADEYDTFTEGDSFELETGPVANVGLRWFDEGEDVYYYYATTLVGSESFEASHDPETDSVEITYAGELDADPGRLEIVHRQRDGGQDRNNGPTRTDRTTLEDLESVSGSLGQGETITVEDVTLGDRVSLEPTAPANPNRGQRSLAQIRVRPPRIYLDRREGTLVARYVGDREHDADEFRVLIGDEPAETQFADVTDTLSANSELELGEVSHGTTVTVEWLEPDPDDPVVIEEQVLRPHGRVDFTYDDAEGTVVGEFREGDEIAADALELRINDEPAATQPADEYETFSPGDDVRVAGAPFESVELVWEGPDDTEYDLGRITVGRDALDAVYEPETETIELVYTGTQPADPSALSVEHAGDGPRSGDGDRLFAEQYDTLTEGDSVVIEDVAIDDRISVMLVQEGDGYVSHRSLFHFTPEPRLAFRIEERDGELVAVYREETNRDADAFRFLVDGEPAGVQPADEYETLTGGEEIELGEYQAGTEITVEWTVPDEPRAVTEHVVVPDAEFDVEYDSDDGSVTIEHTGGDEIAADDLGVVVEPTMHEPQGWDDYETVSKGDATTVDLDEASERDRDPVAVVIVFKGSDAISHERLDG, encoded by the coding sequence ATGCGAAGACGCGAAGTCATCGTCGGAAGCGGTATCGTCGCGACCGTTGCCCTCTCCGGTTCAGCCGGCGCGGCGACGAACCAAACTGACGACGGCCAAGCGATGTCGTCGGCCGACGGCGACCTTGAGACCGTCCTCGAATTGCTCCCCGCGGATGCGGCCCTCGACGCGAACTACCTCCGACTGCAGTACTCCCACGTCGACGGACGAGACGCGGAGGCCGTCGACTATCAGACGCGGCAGATCCTGGAGGGGGTAGCGGAGGTCGACGGCGAGATAGACCCGGAAGCGGTATCGGATATCGTCTCGGTCGACACGGAGAACGGTAATCTCCAACTCAGCGCCGCGACCGGTTCGTTCGACCGCCCGAGTACGGACGCCGCCAACACTGAGGAACGAGGTGACTGGCGAATCGCCGAGGTGAGTGATGGCGAGGCTTTCGCCGCTGCAGATGACCGACTGATCGCCGTCTCGGCGACCGAAACGGATCCGACGGACATTGCCGGAACGGCGGTCGATGCCGCCACCGGAGAGACTGAGACGGTCCTCGTCAGTCCCGACGCAACCACGTCCGTCTTCGAACGGCTCGAGTCCGCGGAGTTCGTCGTGTTCTTCCCTGACCTCGAGGCGATCGACTATCTCGAGTTCGACGACAGGGTCGAATCGTTCGGCGCTGGCTTCGAAGAGTCGCCGGCGGAGCGGTCGGGGACCGGGACGGTCGAGTCCGAGTACGTCTTGGAACTCGCGTCGGATGCTGACGTCGACGACGACTGGATCCTCGAGCAACTCGAGCGCATCGAACAGGGCGAGTTCGTCGAGACAACGATCGAGCGGGACGGAACGTTCGCCCACGTCGAGGCGGTCGTCGACCTGCCACCCGAACGCGACCGTGACGCAGCGCCCGACGCCCGCGTTCGGGCGAAGTCGAGCGCCGACGAGGGACGGGTGACGTTCGAACACAGCAGTGGCGAAGCAATCGACGCCGCAGACCTCGAGGTATGGATCGACGGCGAACTCGCGGATCGACAGCTCGCCGATGAGTACGACACGTTTACCGAGGGAGATTCCTTCGAACTCGAGACAGGGCCGGTCGCAAATGTCGGGCTGCGCTGGTTCGACGAGGGCGAGGACGTCTACTACTATTACGCCACGACGCTCGTCGGCTCGGAATCGTTCGAGGCGAGCCACGATCCCGAGACGGACTCGGTGGAGATCACGTACGCCGGCGAACTCGATGCGGATCCGGGCCGTCTCGAGATCGTTCACCGGCAGCGCGACGGCGGCCAGGACCGAAACAACGGACCGACGAGGACCGACCGAACGACGCTCGAAGATCTCGAGAGCGTGTCGGGATCGCTCGGACAGGGCGAAACCATCACGGTCGAAGACGTGACACTCGGCGACCGTGTCTCGCTCGAGCCGACGGCACCGGCCAATCCGAACCGCGGACAGCGGTCGCTGGCACAGATTCGCGTTCGACCGCCGCGTATCTACCTCGATCGCCGCGAGGGGACCCTCGTCGCACGGTACGTAGGTGATCGGGAACACGATGCGGACGAATTCCGCGTGCTGATCGGCGACGAACCCGCCGAAACGCAGTTCGCGGACGTAACCGATACCCTGTCGGCGAACAGCGAACTCGAACTCGGCGAGGTTTCACACGGAACCACCGTGACCGTCGAGTGGCTCGAGCCCGATCCGGACGATCCCGTCGTCATCGAGGAGCAGGTCCTTCGCCCGCACGGTCGCGTCGATTTCACGTACGACGATGCCGAGGGAACGGTCGTCGGCGAGTTCCGAGAGGGCGACGAGATCGCCGCCGATGCCCTCGAACTGCGGATCAACGACGAACCGGCGGCGACACAGCCGGCCGACGAGTACGAGACGTTCTCACCCGGTGATGACGTACGCGTTGCTGGTGCCCCGTTCGAATCGGTCGAACTCGTCTGGGAGGGGCCCGACGACACCGAATACGATCTCGGCCGCATCACCGTTGGTCGGGACGCGCTCGACGCGGTTTACGAACCCGAGACGGAGACGATCGAACTCGTCTATACGGGTACACAGCCCGCCGATCCGTCGGCGCTGTCGGTCGAGCACGCTGGTGACGGACCGCGATCGGGCGACGGGGATCGCCTGTTCGCCGAGCAGTACGACACCCTCACTGAGGGCGATAGCGTGGTGATCGAAGACGTCGCGATCGACGATCGAATCTCGGTTATGCTGGTCCAGGAGGGGGACGGCTACGTCTCCCACCGGTCGCTGTTCCACTTCACGCCGGAGCCACGGTTGGCGTTTAGAATCGAGGAACGTGACGGGGAACTCGTCGCCGTCTACCGTGAGGAGACGAACCGCGACGCCGATGCCTTCCGGTTCCTCGTCGACGGCGAACCGGCCGGCGTACAGCCGGCCGACGAGTACGAGACGCTGACCGGCGGTGAAGAGATCGAACTCGGGGAGTACCAGGCCGGTACCGAGATCACGGTCGAGTGGACCGTTCCCGATGAGCCGCGGGCGGTTACCGAGCACGTCGTCGTCCCGGACGCCGAGTTCGATGTCGAATACGATTCCGACGATGGGAGCGTGACCATCGAACACACGGGCGGTGATGAGATCGCCGCCGATGATCTCGGGGTCGTCGTCGAGCCGACGATGCACGAACCGCAGGGCTGGGACGACTACGAAACGGTTTCGAAGGGCGATGCCACGACGGTGGACCTCGACGAGGCGAGCGAGCGCGACCGTGATCCGGTTGCGGTCGTGATCGTATTCAAGGGGAGCGACGCGATCAGCCACGAACGTCTCGACGGATGA
- a CDS encoding nucleotidyltransferase domain-containing protein codes for MRDNARVSDGDLAVDIDLEGFRSVFDDADVCYAVLFGSFVTGSGSPTSDLDVCVRFVDECSRRERFRQRNRIDSALQSYTAPFVDVSDFEALPDTVAQNALQDGFLVYGDPATKAADERQLAQQTNESSEQRERRRREFIDRLAEGNV; via the coding sequence ATGCGGGACAATGCTCGCGTTTCGGATGGGGATCTCGCCGTCGATATCGATCTCGAGGGGTTTCGATCGGTATTCGATGACGCCGACGTTTGCTATGCCGTCCTGTTCGGATCGTTTGTCACCGGATCGGGATCGCCGACATCCGATCTCGACGTTTGCGTACGATTCGTCGATGAGTGTTCGCGACGCGAGCGGTTTCGGCAGCGGAATCGAATTGACAGCGCGCTCCAGTCGTATACCGCTCCCTTCGTGGACGTGAGTGATTTCGAGGCGCTTCCCGACACCGTCGCACAGAACGCGCTTCAAGATGGGTTCCTCGTGTACGGCGATCCCGCGACGAAAGCGGCAGACGAGCGACAGCTCGCACAGCAGACCAATGAGTCGAGCGAACAGCGTGAACGGCGGCGACGCGAATTCATTGATCGCCTCGCCGAAGGGAACGTCTAA
- a CDS encoding DUF86 domain-containing protein, whose product MVDEAIVVDRLELINQYTNECKEMREVAREEYLDNIVLQRAVERSLMNAIQSCIDLASHIRAAGNLETAETSREEIEALVAADIVSAETGAKLAEAVGFRNHLAHRYGNVDHDLVYDVLQGDLEWIDQFQQEIAVWFRDQ is encoded by the coding sequence ATGGTCGATGAAGCGATCGTCGTGGATCGACTCGAGTTGATCAACCAGTATACGAACGAATGTAAGGAGATGCGTGAGGTTGCCAGAGAGGAGTATCTCGACAATATCGTCCTCCAACGTGCTGTTGAACGTTCATTGATGAACGCGATCCAGTCCTGTATCGATCTAGCGAGCCATATCCGAGCGGCTGGAAATCTCGAGACCGCCGAGACATCACGCGAAGAAATCGAAGCGCTTGTTGCGGCCGATATCGTCTCCGCTGAGACGGGCGCGAAGCTCGCGGAGGCCGTTGGCTTTCGGAACCATCTCGCACATCGATACGGTAATGTCGATCACGACCTTGTATATGATGTTCTACAGGGTGATCTCGAGTGGATCGATCAGTTCCAACAGGAAATCGCAGTGTGGTTTCGAGACCAGTGA